One stretch of Lysobacter sp. TY2-98 DNA includes these proteins:
- the pssA gene encoding CDP-diacylglycerol--serine O-phosphatidyltransferase, which produces MKQRHFSMLRDFQLADWFTLGNAFCGSGAIFAAMRFLQDGVVRDLLTGMALIPLAFVFDALDGRVARWRQSASTLGRELDSLADVISFGVAPAALAYACGLQGGWDWVVLSYFVGCGVSRLARYNVTAEQLSGTEGKVKYFEGTPIPTSLVLVVVLAIAAIRGAIGPDVWGGVVHLGPWQLHPLVLMFALSGSLMISKTLHIPKP; this is translated from the coding sequence ATGAAGCAACGCCACTTCTCGATGCTCCGCGATTTCCAGCTCGCGGACTGGTTCACCCTTGGCAACGCGTTCTGCGGCTCGGGCGCGATCTTCGCGGCCATGCGCTTCCTGCAGGATGGCGTCGTCCGTGACCTGCTCACCGGCATGGCGCTGATCCCGTTGGCCTTCGTGTTCGATGCGCTGGACGGCCGTGTCGCGCGCTGGCGGCAGTCGGCGTCGACGCTCGGTCGCGAACTCGACTCGCTGGCCGACGTGATCTCGTTCGGCGTCGCCCCTGCAGCGCTGGCGTACGCCTGCGGCCTGCAGGGCGGGTGGGACTGGGTCGTGCTGAGCTATTTCGTCGGTTGCGGCGTCAGCCGACTCGCGCGCTACAACGTCACCGCGGAGCAGCTGTCGGGCACCGAAGGCAAGGTGAAGTATTTCGAGGGCACGCCGATTCCGACCAGCCTGGTGCTGGTCGTCGTCCTGGCCATCGCCGCGATACGCGGCGCGATCGGTCCGGACGTGTGGGGCGGGGTGGTCCATCTCGGTCCGTGGCAGCTTCACCCACTGGTGCTGATGTTCGCGCTGTCGGGCTCGCTGATGATCAGCAAGACGCTGCACATTCCCAAGCCGTAA
- a CDS encoding class III poly(R)-hydroxyalkanoic acid synthase subunit PhaC has translation MDTPFGSPIDIGLDALAREALQVQSRLRKGMETLSALDPVDVGASEREEVWRDGKVAVYRFRRDGIEATEKVPLLIAYALVNRPYMVDLQSDKSIVRGLLERGQDVYIIDWGYPDRSDRFQTLEDYIQRYLGGAVDHLRKSHGVDAVNLLGICQGGAFSLCYAALNPRKVRNLVTMVTPVDFHTDDNMLAGWARALDVDLMVDTLGNVPADVMNWCYLTLKPYRLLVQKYVGLVDILEDKRAVEDFLRMETWIFDSPDLAGEAFREFIKQFYQDNGLVNGTVRVGDRTVDLKAIDMPVFNIYAEQDHLVPPNASKPLRGLVGSKDYSELSFRGGHIGIYVSGRAQRDIPQGIHDWLSQRSKTAR, from the coding sequence ATGGACACGCCGTTCGGATCGCCGATCGATATCGGCCTCGACGCGCTCGCGCGCGAGGCGCTGCAGGTGCAGTCGCGCCTGCGCAAGGGCATGGAAACGCTGTCGGCGCTGGACCCGGTCGACGTCGGTGCGAGTGAGCGCGAGGAAGTCTGGCGGGACGGCAAGGTCGCGGTGTACCGCTTCCGCCGCGATGGCATCGAAGCCACCGAAAAGGTGCCACTGCTGATCGCGTATGCGTTGGTCAACCGTCCGTACATGGTCGACCTGCAGAGTGACAAGTCGATCGTGCGCGGCCTGCTCGAACGCGGGCAGGACGTCTACATCATCGACTGGGGCTATCCGGATCGCTCGGATCGCTTCCAGACGCTCGAGGATTACATCCAGCGCTACCTCGGCGGCGCGGTGGACCATCTGCGCAAGTCGCACGGCGTCGATGCGGTCAACCTGCTCGGCATCTGCCAGGGCGGCGCGTTCTCGCTGTGCTACGCCGCGCTGAATCCGCGCAAGGTGCGCAACCTCGTCACGATGGTGACGCCGGTCGATTTCCATACCGACGACAACATGCTCGCAGGCTGGGCGCGGGCGCTGGACGTCGACCTCATGGTCGACACGCTCGGCAACGTGCCGGCCGACGTCATGAACTGGTGCTACCTCACGCTGAAGCCGTATCGGCTGCTCGTGCAGAAGTACGTCGGGCTCGTCGACATCCTCGAAGACAAGCGCGCGGTCGAGGACTTCCTGCGCATGGAGACCTGGATCTTCGACTCGCCGGATCTCGCCGGCGAAGCGTTCCGCGAATTCATCAAGCAGTTCTATCAGGACAACGGACTGGTCAACGGCACGGTGCGCGTGGGCGATCGCACCGTCGATCTGAAGGCGATCGACATGCCGGTGTTCAACATCTACGCCGAGCAGGATCACCTGGTGCCACCGAATGCATCGAAGCCGCTGCGCGGCCTCGTCGGCAGCAAGGACTACAGCGAGCTCTCGTTCCGCGGCGGCCACATCGGCATCTACGTCTCGGGTCGTGCGCAGCGCGACATTCCTCAGGGCATCCACGACTGGCTCTCGCAGCGCTCGAAGACCGCCCGCTGA
- the epmA gene encoding EF-P lysine aminoacylase EpmA, whose product MSDATWRPSATLDALRLRASVNRRIRDYMTERGVLEVETPVMSRAGNTDPNIASFALEFSGRTDGAPRTRWLRTSPEFPLKRLLAAGVGDCYELGRVFRDGEAGGRHNPEFTMLEWYRLGIDHVALAREAAELVESCLALVGRSARVDETTYAELYRTYVGIDAHRADIGTLRAALGDVQIDPDGLSRDDWLDLLMTHRIQPAFPDDTITIVHDYPASQCALARVRDGDPPVAERFELYLGSLELANGYHELADTDEQRRRFDADILRRSAQGAAAVPRDEALLDALAHGLPACAGVALGVDRLLMALQATPRIADVLAFDFARA is encoded by the coding sequence ATGAGCGACGCCACGTGGCGGCCGTCGGCGACGCTGGATGCACTGCGGTTGCGTGCCTCGGTCAATCGTCGCATCCGGGACTACATGACTGAGCGCGGCGTACTTGAGGTCGAGACGCCGGTGATGTCGCGCGCGGGCAATACCGATCCCAACATCGCCTCGTTTGCGCTCGAGTTCAGCGGCCGCACCGACGGCGCGCCGCGCACGCGCTGGCTGCGCACCTCGCCCGAATTTCCGCTCAAGCGCCTGCTCGCAGCCGGAGTCGGCGACTGCTATGAACTCGGTCGCGTGTTCCGTGATGGCGAGGCGGGTGGCCGTCACAATCCCGAGTTCACGATGCTGGAGTGGTATCGGCTCGGTATCGACCACGTCGCGCTGGCGCGCGAAGCCGCGGAACTGGTCGAGTCGTGCCTGGCGCTGGTCGGGCGGAGTGCGCGAGTCGACGAGACGACGTATGCCGAGTTGTATCGCACGTACGTCGGCATCGACGCGCATCGCGCGGACATCGGGACATTGCGCGCAGCACTGGGCGACGTGCAGATCGATCCCGACGGCCTGTCGCGCGACGACTGGCTCGATCTGCTGATGACGCATCGCATCCAGCCCGCGTTCCCCGACGACACGATCACGATCGTGCACGACTACCCGGCATCGCAGTGCGCGCTCGCACGCGTGCGCGACGGCGATCCGCCGGTCGCCGAACGCTTCGAGCTCTATCTCGGTTCGCTGGAACTCGCGAACGGCTATCACGAGCTCGCCGACACCGACGAACAGCGGCGCCGGTTCGACGCGGACATTCTTCGACGCAGCGCACAAGGCGCGGCCGCGGTGCCGCGTGACGAAGCGTTGCTCGATGCGCTGGCGCATGGTTTGCCGGCGTGCGCGGGCGTGGCGTTGGGGGTCGATCGCCTGCTGATGGCCCTGCAAGCCACGCCCCGCATAGCGGACGTTCTGGCCTTCGATTTCGCGCGCGCCTGA
- the mtnA gene encoding S-methyl-5-thioribose-1-phosphate isomerase: protein MNADFDFDRYDRVRPIRWTGDALELLDQRKLPFTVEYVRCDDSVAVADAIANLTVRGAPAIGIAAGWGAVLAARDVDAADGAEAMSKLDAAFARLNAARPTAVNLAWALTRLRRAVQGAGADWRDVLLREAEAIATEDLAANRRMGSLGAAMIAPGSGVLTHCNTGSLATAGFGTALGVIRAGVAQGRIDKVYAGETRPWLQGARLTVWELEQDGIVPTLIADSAAAHLMRTGGVQWVVVGADRICANGDTANKIGTYQLAIAARHHGVKFMVAAPSSTVDLDTPNGDAIHIEEREATELFSLGGVRTAAERVEAWNPVFDVTPHELIDFIVTERGVIERPDEAAMRAAFGG, encoded by the coding sequence ATGAATGCCGACTTCGATTTCGACCGCTACGACCGCGTCCGTCCGATTCGCTGGACGGGTGACGCCCTCGAACTTCTCGACCAGCGCAAGCTTCCGTTCACTGTCGAATACGTGCGCTGCGACGACTCCGTCGCAGTCGCGGATGCCATTGCGAATTTGACCGTGCGCGGCGCGCCGGCGATCGGCATCGCTGCGGGCTGGGGTGCCGTGCTTGCGGCGCGTGACGTTGACGCGGCCGACGGCGCGGAAGCGATGTCGAAGCTGGATGCGGCGTTCGCGCGCCTTAATGCGGCGCGCCCGACTGCGGTCAACCTCGCGTGGGCGCTCACGCGCCTGCGCCGTGCGGTCCAAGGTGCCGGCGCCGACTGGCGCGACGTGCTGCTTCGCGAGGCCGAAGCCATCGCGACCGAAGACCTCGCCGCCAACCGCCGCATGGGATCGCTCGGTGCAGCGATGATCGCGCCGGGCAGTGGCGTCCTCACGCATTGCAACACGGGTTCGCTGGCGACCGCCGGCTTCGGTACCGCGCTCGGCGTGATCCGGGCCGGTGTTGCGCAAGGTCGCATCGACAAGGTCTACGCCGGCGAAACGCGGCCGTGGCTGCAGGGCGCGCGGCTGACGGTGTGGGAGCTGGAGCAGGACGGCATCGTGCCGACGCTGATCGCCGACTCGGCCGCCGCGCACCTGATGCGCACGGGCGGCGTGCAGTGGGTGGTCGTCGGCGCCGACCGCATCTGCGCGAACGGCGATACCGCCAACAAGATCGGCACCTACCAGCTCGCGATCGCCGCGCGCCATCACGGGGTCAAGTTCATGGTCGCGGCGCCGTCGTCGACGGTCGATCTCGACACGCCCAACGGCGACGCCATCCACATCGAGGAGCGCGAGGCGACCGAGCTGTTCTCGCTCGGTGGTGTGCGCACGGCGGCCGAGCGCGTCGAGGCCTGGAACCCGGTGTTCGACGTCACGCCGCACGAGCTGATCGACTTCATCGTGACCGAGCGCGGCGTGATCGAACGGCCCGACGAAGCAGCGATGCGGGCGGCTTTCGGGGGGTGA
- the ligA gene encoding NAD-dependent DNA ligase LigA, which produces MSKPVARIDELRRLIAEANHRYYVLDDPSVPDAEYDRWMRELLALEAENPDLASEDSPTQRVGNAPATAFSQVRHAVPMLSLSNAFTDEEVGDFVRRIEQTLDVTAPAFSVEPKLDGLAISLRYEQGRLAVAATRGDGATGEDVTANVRTIRSVPLRLMGGGWPAVLEVRGEVFMPIAAFNAYNEKALAEGLKPLANPRNGAAGSLRQLDPRITAQRPLAFYAYAIGAVEGGTLPGTHSHVLAKLRDWGFPVSGENAVVRGVDGLLDYYRGMGERRASLPFDIDGVVYKLDDYAGQREMGFVSRAPRWAIAHKFPAQEQMTVLEGIEIQIGRTGAATPVARLRPVHVAGVVVTSATLHNADQVARLDVRIGDTVIVRRAGDVIPEIVRVVESERPRGTSPWQMPTACPVCGSEIVREEGQAVWRCSGELTCAAQRKEAVRHFASRRAMDIEGLGDRIVEDLCDLGYVKQLGDLYALTLDDLLAMKREVDARDAEDAEPETSTKARGKVATKWAENLLAAIDRSRHTTLERLLFALGIEHVGESTAKALAAWFGSLDTVRRLPWPLFKALPDIGGEVARSLGHFFDQPGNQQVIDTLLERGVMPGDEHPPSAKLRERLDVATLLVDLEIPKVTRIRAEQIAAALDRAMLVSVDAEALSAAGVPEAVVESFTVWRDDRANAALLEASVASQARLLDLLPAASTSAGVLDGVTVVLTGSLSSMTREQAGEKLESLGAKVAGSVSKKTGFVVAGESAGSKLEKAQQLGIDVWDEARLAAFLAEHGVG; this is translated from the coding sequence ATGTCCAAACCCGTTGCACGCATCGACGAGCTGCGCCGCCTGATTGCGGAGGCGAACCACCGCTACTACGTCCTCGACGATCCGTCGGTGCCCGACGCCGAGTACGACCGCTGGATGCGCGAGCTGCTCGCGCTCGAAGCGGAGAACCCGGATCTCGCGAGCGAGGACTCGCCGACCCAACGCGTAGGCAATGCGCCGGCGACGGCGTTCTCGCAGGTGCGTCATGCGGTGCCGATGCTGTCGCTGTCGAATGCATTCACCGACGAGGAAGTCGGCGACTTCGTGCGTCGCATCGAGCAGACGCTCGACGTCACCGCGCCGGCGTTCTCGGTCGAGCCCAAGCTCGATGGCCTCGCGATCAGCCTGCGCTACGAACAGGGTCGATTGGCCGTGGCGGCCACGCGTGGCGATGGCGCGACCGGCGAGGACGTAACCGCGAACGTGCGCACGATTCGCAGCGTGCCGCTGCGCCTGATGGGCGGCGGCTGGCCGGCCGTGCTCGAGGTGCGCGGCGAAGTATTCATGCCGATCGCGGCGTTCAATGCCTACAACGAGAAGGCGCTTGCCGAGGGTTTGAAGCCGCTCGCGAATCCACGCAACGGTGCGGCGGGTTCGCTGCGCCAGCTCGACCCGCGCATCACCGCGCAGCGTCCGCTCGCGTTCTACGCGTATGCGATCGGTGCGGTCGAAGGCGGGACGCTGCCCGGCACGCACTCGCACGTGCTCGCGAAGCTGCGCGACTGGGGTTTTCCCGTCAGTGGCGAGAACGCGGTGGTGCGCGGCGTCGACGGTCTACTCGATTACTACCGCGGCATGGGTGAGCGCCGCGCTTCGCTGCCGTTCGACATCGACGGCGTTGTCTACAAGCTCGACGATTACGCGGGCCAGCGCGAGATGGGGTTCGTCTCGCGCGCTCCCCGCTGGGCGATCGCGCACAAGTTCCCCGCGCAGGAACAGATGACGGTGCTGGAAGGCATCGAGATCCAGATCGGTCGCACCGGTGCTGCGACTCCTGTCGCACGTCTGCGTCCCGTGCATGTCGCAGGCGTCGTCGTCACCAGCGCCACGCTGCACAACGCCGACCAGGTCGCGCGTCTCGACGTGCGCATCGGCGACACGGTGATCGTGCGACGCGCGGGTGACGTCATTCCCGAAATCGTGCGCGTCGTCGAGTCCGAACGTCCGCGCGGTACCTCACCGTGGCAGATGCCGACGGCATGCCCGGTCTGCGGCTCGGAAATCGTGCGCGAGGAAGGGCAGGCGGTATGGCGTTGCTCGGGTGAACTCACGTGCGCGGCGCAGCGCAAGGAAGCGGTGCGGCATTTCGCGTCGCGTCGCGCGATGGATATCGAGGGCCTTGGCGATCGCATCGTCGAGGACCTCTGCGATCTCGGCTACGTCAAGCAACTCGGCGATCTGTATGCGCTGACGCTGGACGACCTGCTCGCGATGAAGCGGGAGGTCGACGCGCGCGACGCCGAAGATGCGGAGCCTGAAACGTCGACGAAGGCGCGCGGCAAGGTCGCCACGAAATGGGCGGAAAACCTGCTGGCGGCGATCGACCGCAGCCGTCACACCACGCTCGAGCGGCTGCTGTTCGCGCTGGGTATTGAACACGTGGGGGAGAGCACCGCGAAGGCGTTGGCTGCATGGTTCGGCTCGCTTGATACCGTGCGCCGCCTGCCGTGGCCGCTGTTCAAGGCGCTGCCCGACATCGGCGGCGAAGTCGCTCGCTCGCTCGGTCATTTCTTCGACCAGCCCGGCAACCAGCAGGTGATCGACACGCTGCTCGAACGCGGCGTCATGCCCGGCGACGAACATCCGCCGTCGGCCAAGCTGCGCGAGCGCCTGGATGTGGCGACCCTGCTCGTGGATCTCGAGATCCCGAAGGTCACGCGGATTCGTGCGGAGCAGATCGCGGCAGCGTTAGATCGCGCGATGCTGGTGAGTGTCGACGCCGAAGCGCTCTCCGCTGCGGGAGTGCCCGAGGCGGTCGTCGAATCGTTTACGGTCTGGCGCGACGACAGGGCGAACGCGGCGCTGCTCGAGGCGTCGGTCGCGTCGCAGGCGCGACTGCTCGACCTGTTGCCCGCTGCATCCACATCCGCCGGCGTGCTCGATGGCGTCACCGTCGTGCTCACCGGTTCGCTGTCGTCGATGACGCGCGAACAGGCGGGCGAGAAGCTGGAATCGCTGGGCGCGAAGGTTGCGGGCAGCGTCTCCAAGAAGACAGGTTTTGTGGTGGCGGGCGAGAGTGCGGGCTCCAAGCTGGAGAAGGCGCAGCAGCTGGGTATCGACGTCTGGGACGAGGCGCGCCTGGCCGCATTCCTCGCAGAGCACGGCGTCGGATGA
- a CDS encoding DUF3011 domain-containing protein: MVRRGAIGFVIGVGACLVVSPRASAWGGEVPDGRTLRCESSDGHTKECPADASGGARLLKQLSKSPCLEGETWGRTRGSIWVTQGCRGEFLALSNGEGAGSIGTIGGGDRLFRCGSDSGRWTHCATRRGTHIEIVRQLSRSQCIRGQSWGLDSEGVWVSGGCRAEFRVVGSGGWARPTPPAATRFQCASDNNRLHTCAITSRENVRLVKQLSHTACIEGDTWGVDHRGVWVDQGCRAEFEVGGGTIASGR; encoded by the coding sequence ATGGTGAGGCGCGGTGCGATCGGTTTCGTGATCGGCGTCGGTGCGTGCCTCGTCGTGTCGCCGCGCGCGAGCGCGTGGGGCGGTGAAGTGCCCGACGGCCGCACGTTGCGCTGCGAGTCGTCCGATGGCCACACCAAGGAATGTCCCGCCGATGCCAGCGGCGGCGCACGGCTGCTCAAGCAACTTTCCAAGTCGCCGTGCCTCGAAGGCGAAACCTGGGGCCGCACGCGCGGTTCGATCTGGGTGACGCAAGGATGTCGTGGCGAATTCCTCGCGCTGTCGAACGGCGAGGGTGCGGGTTCGATCGGCACGATCGGTGGTGGCGATCGCCTGTTCCGCTGCGGCTCCGACAGCGGTCGCTGGACGCATTGCGCGACGCGCCGTGGCACGCACATCGAGATCGTTCGCCAGCTCTCGCGTTCGCAGTGCATCCGCGGCCAGTCGTGGGGGCTCGACAGCGAAGGCGTGTGGGTGAGCGGCGGCTGCCGCGCGGAATTCCGCGTCGTCGGCAGCGGCGGCTGGGCGCGTCCGACGCCGCCGGCGGCCACGCGCTTCCAGTGCGCGTCCGACAACAACCGGCTGCATACGTGCGCGATCACCTCGCGCGAAAACGTGCGTCTCGTGAAGCAGCTGTCGCATACGGCGTGCATCGAGGGCGATACCTGGGGCGTTGACCACCGCGGTGTCTGGGTTGACCAGGGCTGCCGCGCGGAATTCGAGGTCGGCGGCGGCACGATCGCCAGCGGTCGCTAA
- a CDS encoding poly(R)-hydroxyalkanoic acid synthase subunit PhaE: MSTSPFGAAGFGFPAFDPATFQRLGQQWFGAMGAAPAPAPSDPFGWWKPAAPQASSFDPTALAGQWMTQMQQLAAQFGGSVETNAADITRAWRSMLGDNPFAQAGFANAFMPAAFFGAGANGAPRGPFDLPAFGYTREHQERMQSFAKAATEFQQASQAFNAIIAEAGQDAFARFESLLAQRGNDGKPVESARGLFDLWIDAAEDAYADVALGDRFQSAFGDYVNAQMRVRAAMQKEVELACAQWGIPGRAEVDAAHRKVAQLERELRRLREAIEAMSAPRAGAAPTPEQAESPKPRAPKAAPRKTGKR, encoded by the coding sequence ATGTCGACATCCCCGTTCGGAGCCGCGGGCTTCGGATTTCCCGCATTCGATCCCGCCACGTTCCAGCGCCTCGGCCAGCAGTGGTTCGGCGCGATGGGCGCTGCGCCCGCACCGGCGCCGAGCGATCCGTTCGGATGGTGGAAGCCTGCCGCGCCGCAGGCGTCGTCGTTCGATCCGACCGCGCTCGCCGGCCAGTGGATGACGCAGATGCAGCAGCTGGCCGCGCAGTTCGGCGGCAGCGTCGAAACGAACGCCGCGGATATCACGCGCGCATGGCGATCGATGCTCGGCGACAACCCGTTCGCACAGGCGGGTTTCGCGAACGCTTTCATGCCCGCCGCGTTTTTCGGCGCAGGCGCGAACGGCGCGCCTCGCGGCCCGTTCGATCTGCCGGCGTTCGGTTATACGCGCGAGCATCAGGAACGTATGCAGTCATTCGCGAAGGCGGCGACCGAGTTCCAGCAGGCCTCGCAGGCGTTCAACGCGATCATTGCGGAAGCGGGGCAGGACGCCTTCGCGCGCTTCGAATCGCTGCTCGCCCAGCGCGGCAACGACGGCAAACCGGTCGAAAGCGCGCGCGGCCTGTTCGACCTGTGGATCGACGCCGCGGAGGATGCCTATGCCGACGTCGCCCTCGGCGATCGCTTCCAGTCCGCATTCGGCGACTACGTCAACGCGCAGATGCGCGTGCGCGCCGCCATGCAGAAGGAAGTCGAGCTGGCCTGCGCCCAGTGGGGCATTCCCGGGCGTGCGGAAGTCGACGCCGCGCATCGCAAGGTCGCGCAGCTCGAACGCGAGCTGCGTCGCCTTCGCGAAGCCATCGAGGCGATGAGCGCGCCGCGCGCGGGCGCAGCGCCGACGCCGGAACAAGCCGAATCCCCCAAGCCGCGCGCCCCCAAGGCCGCGCCGCGCAAAACCGGTAAACGCTGA
- the gyrA gene encoding DNA gyrase subunit A: protein MTELAREIIPVNLEDEMRRSYLDYAMSVIVGRALPDVRDGLKPVHRRVLFAMNELGAHSNRPYYKSARIVGDVIGKYHPHGDTAVYDTLVRMAQPFSLRYMLVDGQGNFGSIDGDSAAAMRYTEARMSRIAHELMADIDKETVDFQPNYDEKELEPTVMPTRVPNLLVNGSAGIAVGMATNIPPHNLNEVIDATIALIDQPDIDVEGLMEFIPGPDFPTAGIINGTAGIVAAYRTGRGRVRMRAKADIETMDNGREAIIVTEIPYQVNKARLIEKIAELVKEKKLEGISELRDESDKDGMRIYIEVKRGESADVILNNLYQQTQMESVFGINMVALVDGRPKLLNLREIIEAFVRHRREVVTRRTIFDLRKARARAHILEGLTVALANIDEMIELIKTSANPVEARERMLARTWDAGLVSSLLAAAGADASRPDDLPAGVGLRDENGVPRYQLTETQAQQILEMRLHRLTGLEQDKLTDEYKELLETIRGLIEILVNPDRLREVIRTELLDLKAEFGDARRSEIRQSEEDLDILDLIAPEDVVVTLSHAGYAKRQPVAAYRAQKRGGRGRNAAKTKDEDFIDQLWLVNTHDTLLTFTSAGRVFWLSVHQLPEASAASRGRPIINWIPLEAGEQVQAVVPVREYTEGQYVFFATRNGTVKKTPLTEFAFRLQRGKIAISLDEGDALVNAELTDGTRDIMMFASNGKAVRFSESEVRPMGRGATGVRGMRLAEGEEGADGAKVVSLIVVDGNGDILTASQRGFGKRTPLEDFPRKGRGTQGVIALKTTERNGDMVGAIQLSDHHEVLLISDAGTLVRTPAADISQVGRNTQGVTLIRLGEGECLQAIERVDVSLDEEGDMLAGPTTTADAVVTEAEIGDDTPGA from the coding sequence ATGACGGAACTCGCCCGAGAAATCATCCCGGTCAACCTCGAAGACGAGATGCGCCGCAGTTACCTCGATTACGCCATGAGCGTGATCGTGGGCCGCGCACTCCCCGACGTTCGCGACGGCCTCAAGCCGGTGCATCGTCGCGTGCTCTTCGCGATGAACGAACTGGGCGCGCACAGCAACCGGCCGTACTACAAGTCGGCGCGCATCGTCGGCGACGTCATCGGTAAGTACCACCCGCACGGCGACACGGCGGTCTACGACACGCTGGTGCGCATGGCGCAGCCGTTCTCCCTGCGCTACATGCTGGTCGACGGCCAAGGCAACTTCGGCTCGATCGACGGCGACTCCGCTGCAGCCATGCGTTACACCGAGGCGCGCATGTCGCGCATCGCGCACGAGCTGATGGCGGACATCGACAAGGAAACCGTCGACTTCCAGCCGAACTACGACGAGAAGGAACTCGAGCCCACCGTCATGCCGACGCGTGTGCCGAACCTGCTCGTCAACGGCTCCGCCGGCATCGCGGTCGGCATGGCGACGAACATCCCGCCGCACAACCTCAATGAGGTGATCGACGCGACGATCGCGCTCATCGATCAGCCCGATATCGACGTCGAAGGCCTGATGGAGTTCATCCCGGGCCCGGATTTCCCGACCGCAGGCATCATCAACGGCACCGCCGGCATCGTCGCCGCGTACCGCACGGGCCGCGGCCGCGTGCGCATGCGTGCGAAGGCCGACATCGAGACGATGGACAACGGCCGCGAGGCCATCATCGTCACCGAGATCCCGTACCAGGTGAACAAGGCCCGGTTGATCGAAAAGATCGCGGAGCTGGTGAAGGAAAAGAAGCTCGAAGGCATCAGCGAGCTGCGCGATGAGTCCGACAAGGACGGCATGCGCATCTACATCGAGGTCAAGCGCGGCGAATCGGCCGACGTCATCCTCAACAACCTCTATCAGCAGACGCAGATGGAGTCGGTGTTCGGCATCAACATGGTGGCGCTGGTCGACGGCCGCCCGAAGCTGCTGAACCTGCGCGAGATCATCGAAGCCTTCGTGCGCCACCGCCGCGAAGTCGTCACGCGTCGCACGATCTTCGACCTGCGCAAGGCGCGCGCGCGTGCGCACATCCTGGAAGGCCTGACGGTCGCGCTCGCGAACATCGACGAGATGATCGAGCTGATCAAGACGTCGGCGAATCCGGTCGAAGCGCGTGAGCGCATGCTGGCGCGCACTTGGGACGCCGGACTCGTCAGTTCGCTGCTCGCCGCGGCGGGTGCGGATGCGTCGCGCCCGGACGACCTGCCGGCCGGCGTCGGCTTGCGCGACGAGAACGGTGTTCCGCGTTACCAGCTCACCGAGACCCAGGCGCAACAGATCCTCGAGATGCGCCTGCATCGCCTCACTGGCCTCGAGCAGGACAAGCTCACCGACGAGTACAAGGAACTGCTGGAGACGATCCGCGGCCTGATCGAGATTCTCGTCAATCCCGATCGCCTGCGCGAAGTCATCCGCACCGAGCTGCTCGACCTCAAGGCCGAGTTCGGCGATGCGCGCCGCAGCGAAATCCGCCAGAGCGAGGAAGACCTCGACATCCTTGACCTCATCGCGCCAGAAGACGTGGTGGTCACGTTGTCGCACGCGGGTTACGCCAAGCGCCAGCCGGTGGCGGCGTACCGCGCGCAGAAGCGCGGCGGCCGCGGTCGCAATGCGGCCAAGACGAAGGACGAGGATTTCATCGACCAGCTGTGGCTGGTGAACACGCACGACACGCTGCTGACGTTCACCAGCGCCGGCCGTGTGTTCTGGCTGTCGGTACACCAGCTGCCGGAGGCCAGCGCGGCCTCGCGTGGCCGTCCGATCATCAACTGGATTCCGCTGGAAGCCGGCGAGCAAGTACAGGCCGTGGTGCCGGTGCGCGAGTACACCGAAGGCCAGTACGTGTTCTTCGCGACGCGCAACGGCACGGTCAAGAAGACGCCGCTGACCGAGTTCGCGTTCCGCCTGCAGCGCGGCAAGATCGCGATCTCGCTCGACGAGGGCGATGCGCTGGTCAATGCGGAGCTCACCGATGGCACGCGCGACATCATGATGTTCGCGAGCAACGGCAAGGCGGTGCGTTTCTCCGAGAGCGAAGTGCGCCCGATGGGTCGCGGCGCGACCGGTGTGCGCGGCATGCGCCTGGCCGAGGGCGAGGAGGGCGCGGACGGCGCCAAGGTTGTCAGCCTGATCGTGGTCGACGGCAACGGCGACATCCTCACGGCGAGCCAGCGCGGCTTCGGCAAGCGGACGCCGCTCGAGGATTTCCCGCGCAAGGGGCGCGGCACGCAGGGCGTGATCGCGCTGAAGACGACGGAGCGCAATGGCGACATGGTGGGCGCGATCCAGCTGTCCGACCATCACGAGGTGCTGCTGATCTCCGACGCGGGCACGCTGGTGCGCACGCCGGCGGCGGACATCTCGCAGGTCGGTCGCAACACGCAGGGCGTGACGCTGATCCGCCTCGGCGAGGGCGAGTGCCTGCAGGCGATCGAGCGTGTCGATGTGTCGCTGGACGAAGAAGGCGACATGCTGGCTGGTCCGACGACGACGGCCGACGCGGTCGTCACCGAAGCGGAAATCGGTGACGACACGCCCGGGGCGTGA